A region of Salirhabdus salicampi DNA encodes the following proteins:
- the yppF gene encoding YppF family protein: MRLSDLIRLYEQERNEWPASPNELVKFCHEKYEQGAIASNEFQRLYDQLHSKRTSPVYVIH, translated from the coding sequence ATGCGTTTAAGTGATTTAATTCGTCTGTACGAACAGGAACGAAACGAATGGCCAGCCTCTCCGAATGAGCTAGTAAAATTTTGTCATGAAAAATATGAGCAAGGGGCAATTGCATCAAACGAATTTCAACGTTTGTATGATCAATTACATAGTAAAAGGACTTCTCCTGTTTACGTTATACATTAA
- a CDS encoding DegV family protein, whose translation MSIKIITDSGADLPKSYYSEYEIDMVPLNVHLNEKDYEDGVTIESKSVYDAMREGAVPKTSQPSPEAFMKTFSTYVERGLPCLYIGFSSQLSGTFQSATIARQQILESHPNAQIHLVDSKSASMGLGFIVLKAAELAKQGASMDEIVKAAEFYANHMEHIVTVDNLEYLLRGGRLSRTSAIVGGLLNIKPILIIEEGKLIPHEKIRGTKKVYKRMVEITGERAKEISKQTVIIGHADAPDSVKKLESLIQDTLNPQEIAIHDVGSAIGAHAGPGALAIFFLNDLYE comes from the coding sequence ATGAGTATTAAAATCATTACAGATAGTGGTGCTGACTTACCAAAGTCCTATTATAGCGAATATGAAATCGACATGGTACCTTTAAACGTCCATTTAAATGAAAAAGATTATGAAGACGGTGTCACCATTGAATCAAAAAGTGTATATGACGCTATGAGAGAAGGTGCTGTCCCAAAAACTTCTCAACCATCTCCAGAAGCGTTTATGAAAACGTTCTCTACCTATGTGGAAAGAGGGCTTCCATGCTTGTACATCGGATTTTCATCGCAACTATCTGGAACATTTCAAAGTGCGACAATTGCTAGACAGCAAATATTAGAATCCCATCCTAATGCACAGATTCACCTTGTGGATTCAAAAAGCGCTTCAATGGGATTAGGGTTTATTGTCTTAAAAGCTGCCGAACTTGCAAAACAAGGTGCTTCAATGGATGAAATTGTAAAAGCGGCTGAATTTTATGCCAACCATATGGAGCATATCGTGACCGTTGATAATTTAGAATACTTACTCCGCGGTGGTCGCTTGAGTCGAACGTCTGCAATAGTTGGCGGATTACTAAATATTAAGCCAATCTTAATTATTGAAGAGGGAAAACTTATCCCACATGAAAAAATTCGTGGAACGAAAAAAGTGTATAAACGAATGGTGGAAATTACAGGCGAACGTGCAAAAGAAATATCGAAACAAACCGTCATTATAGGTCACGCCGATGCTCCTGATAGTGTAAAAAAACTTGAATCATTAATTCAAGATACCCTTAACCCTCAGGAAATTGCTATTCATGATGTTGGTTCCGCAATTGGAGCGCACGCAGGTCCTGGCGCCTTAGCAATATTTTTCTTAAATGACCTATATGAGTAA
- a CDS encoding YitT family protein, which translates to MFLFEAKRFAIVIFGALLNAVSLNLFLIEANVYASGFTGIAQLTSSIFKDFLNIDLSTGILLFLLNIPVIILGWKKVGKGFTIYSLISVAATTLFLETIPLVKLADDILLNAVFGGVIAAVGIGLTLKWGASTGGMDIVAMVLSRMKDRPIGLYFLVMNGFIIFMAGWLYDPEKALYTMVTLYVLTRVIDALHTRHEKLTAMIITTKADDLVTAIQSNMVRGITTIPAKGAFTKEEKDMLIMVITRYELYDLEKIITEVDPNAFTNIVQTTGIFGFFRREDEKIV; encoded by the coding sequence ATGTTTTTATTTGAAGCGAAACGCTTTGCGATTGTCATATTTGGTGCATTGTTGAATGCAGTTTCATTAAATTTATTTTTGATTGAGGCAAATGTTTATGCGAGTGGCTTTACAGGAATAGCCCAGCTTACTTCGAGTATATTTAAGGACTTTTTAAATATTGATTTATCTACTGGTATACTCCTATTTTTACTAAATATACCTGTTATTATATTAGGATGGAAAAAAGTCGGAAAAGGATTTACGATTTACAGTTTAATATCTGTAGCAGCTACAACTTTATTTTTGGAGACGATACCGCTGGTAAAGTTAGCGGACGATATTTTACTGAACGCAGTATTTGGTGGTGTGATTGCAGCAGTAGGTATAGGCTTAACGTTAAAATGGGGTGCCTCAACAGGTGGAATGGACATCGTGGCTATGGTGTTATCTCGCATGAAAGACCGACCAATCGGATTATATTTCCTTGTCATGAATGGATTTATCATTTTTATGGCAGGATGGTTATATGACCCAGAAAAAGCCTTGTATACGATGGTTACATTATATGTTCTTACACGAGTGATTGATGCACTCCATACACGTCATGAAAAATTAACAGCAATGATTATTACAACGAAAGCAGACGATTTAGTAACAGCTATACAATCGAATATGGTACGTGGGATAACAACAATTCCTGCGAAAGGTGCTTTTACAAAAGAAGAAAAGGATATGCTCATTATGGTCATTACAAGGTATGAGCTTTACGATTTAGAAAAAATTATTACTGAAGTAGATCCGAATGCCTTTACGAATATTGTACAAACGACTGGTATATTTGGTTTCTTTCGTAGAGAAGATGAAAAGATCG